Proteins from a single region of Paraglaciecola sp. T6c:
- a CDS encoding Vgb family protein — protein MKHLAKAIFTLGLTPVLSPGSLFAQSLPDTSGKDLVEAHCNACHTSERIVSSAGYNQTGWQHLIATMVNLDGNPKREKITAYLAEHFPPTSHRNPQLVEGDTSVTFEEWVVPTLGQRSRDPIEAPDGSIWWAGQWGNLIGSINPQTGEMREYPLPANAMPHTVTHDRRGNIWYTGNKNGTLGMLNPQTGEITEYKMPDSHAKDPHSAIFDDNGTLWFTLQHSNMIGRLIPSTGEIKLVTMPTQDARPYGIKIDSKGTPWVACNGSNCLVKVDPSTMAISEYPLPNENTTVRRLDIADDGMIWYVNSRRGRLGRLNPNNGEVKEWPSPSGPNSHPYAIAVIGDAIWYNESGKRPDALVRFDRKAQTFQSWPIPTGEGDAHIYAGIVRHMRPTRDGNLLIHQSATNRIILVKAETKKD, from the coding sequence ATGAAGCATCTAGCGAAAGCCATTTTTACCCTAGGATTAACCCCTGTACTGAGCCCAGGGTCTCTGTTTGCACAGTCTTTGCCAGATACATCTGGCAAAGACTTGGTTGAAGCCCATTGCAACGCCTGTCATACCAGCGAGCGTATTGTATCTAGCGCTGGCTACAACCAAACGGGTTGGCAACATTTGATTGCCACCATGGTCAATTTAGACGGCAATCCCAAGCGTGAAAAAATCACTGCCTATTTAGCCGAACACTTTCCTCCAACGTCACATCGCAACCCGCAACTAGTGGAGGGCGATACCTCTGTTACATTTGAAGAATGGGTGGTACCCACATTGGGCCAGCGTTCCCGAGACCCGATTGAAGCGCCAGATGGTTCGATTTGGTGGGCTGGCCAGTGGGGGAACCTCATTGGGAGCATAAATCCACAAACCGGTGAGATGCGTGAATACCCCTTGCCGGCTAACGCCATGCCACACACCGTCACCCACGACAGGAGAGGTAACATTTGGTACACAGGCAACAAGAACGGTACATTGGGTATGCTCAACCCGCAAACAGGTGAGATCACCGAATATAAAATGCCCGACTCGCACGCGAAAGACCCCCACTCAGCTATATTTGATGACAACGGCACACTGTGGTTTACCTTGCAGCACAGCAACATGATTGGCCGCTTGATACCCAGCACGGGGGAAATCAAATTAGTCACCATGCCCACCCAAGACGCTCGCCCTTACGGCATTAAAATTGATAGCAAGGGTACACCTTGGGTGGCGTGCAATGGTAGTAATTGCTTAGTCAAAGTAGACCCTTCAACCATGGCAATCAGTGAGTACCCACTGCCAAATGAAAACACCACCGTCAGACGCCTTGACATCGCAGATGATGGCATGATCTGGTACGTTAATTCAAGGCGTGGTCGCTTAGGTCGACTCAACCCTAACAATGGCGAAGTCAAAGAATGGCCATCCCCCAGCGGGCCAAACTCACACCCCTACGCTATCGCAGTCATTGGTGATGCCATTTGGTACAACGAATCAGGTAAACGCCCTGATGCCTTAGTTCGTTTTGACCGCAAAGCACAGACCTTTCAAAGTTGGCCCATTCCCACTGGAGAGGGAGACGCGCACATCTACGCCGGTATCGTGCGCCACATGCGCCCAACCCGTGACGGTAATCTGCTCATCCACCAAAGCGCGACTAATCGAATTATTCTGGTGAAGGCTGAGACCAAAAAGGACTAA
- a CDS encoding SDR family oxidoreductase, whose amino-acid sequence MAKEKVVLITGASSGIGEMTAKILVQNGHKVVLTARRQEKLDELVDYLGADHAIAVAADATDIHELEKVVKEGINKFGRLDVAFANAGMGVSTSGTEKGDPDEWDTMIQININALLYTAKLTLPHLRESVGQFIITSSAAGRRPIKGSIYGATKWFAYGFGQNLAEEMAEWGGRCTTIAPGMVNTPFFDEEKPDKLAPADVADAVLFAVEADKRNCVREIFLMPTN is encoded by the coding sequence ATGGCAAAAGAAAAAGTCGTATTAATTACCGGCGCATCCAGTGGTATCGGCGAGATGACAGCCAAAATATTGGTCCAAAATGGCCACAAAGTAGTGTTGACCGCTAGAAGACAAGAAAAGTTAGATGAATTAGTCGATTACCTCGGCGCTGACCATGCTATTGCAGTCGCCGCAGATGCCACCGATATTCACGAGCTTGAGAAAGTGGTAAAAGAAGGAATCAACAAATTTGGTCGACTGGATGTGGCGTTTGCCAATGCTGGCATGGGTGTGTCTACATCTGGCACAGAGAAAGGCGATCCCGACGAGTGGGATACCATGATCCAAATTAACATCAATGCTTTACTCTACACCGCTAAGCTCACGTTACCTCACCTAAGGGAGTCTGTAGGGCAGTTTATCATTACCAGCTCAGCGGCTGGCAGACGTCCCATTAAAGGTTCGATTTACGGTGCAACTAAATGGTTTGCCTATGGGTTTGGGCAAAATTTAGCAGAAGAAATGGCAGAATGGGGCGGCCGCTGCACAACTATTGCCCCAGGCATGGTTAATACACCATTTTTCGATGAAGAAAAGCCAGACAAACTCGCTCCTGCAGATGTAGCCGATGCCGTGCTATTTGCCGTGGAGGCTGATAAGCGAAATTGCGTTCGCGAGATATTCTTAATGCCAACAAACTAG
- a CDS encoding threonine/serine ThrE exporter family protein: MNTAEFIQIRKFIVKLGIMLHKYGTPAFRLEAYLTELATYLGVRASFIATPTALTFVIWSDRREDEYNHSVRVQPGDYDMNALSRTDELATRLLAGEVGLEEADHQLDVINEMPSPYGKILTGLGFCAAPGAFAMLMGASWQEILWTSLIGLVVYFLVLWSQISRRVTLMLEPAASLTAGLIACAISFYFDHGMNIPLVVLSSVIILVPGLALTMGLAELSSRNLVSGTARVMDAVMQLFKLYFGAFLGISIGFGFFGPNESSVATSLPEWTRWFAILMLCLGLVVIFRTRVKHIPWTLLSGFIAYGATVWSSAYLEQGLSTFVGAFALGIYANLFTRIAHAPASLVSMQGLIVLVPGSKTYIGLNSFVSGQDFVQAEHIGQETFLIFMSLIAGLIFANVVMPTKKAL, from the coding sequence GTGAATACTGCAGAGTTTATTCAAATTCGAAAATTTATCGTTAAATTGGGCATTATGTTGCACAAATACGGTACACCTGCGTTTCGCTTAGAAGCTTACCTAACTGAGCTTGCGACCTATTTGGGGGTTCGCGCATCCTTTATTGCCACGCCCACGGCGTTGACGTTTGTGATTTGGAGCGACAGGCGGGAAGATGAGTACAACCACTCTGTCCGTGTACAGCCTGGTGATTACGATATGAATGCGTTATCCCGCACTGATGAGCTGGCGACGCGCCTGCTCGCTGGTGAAGTCGGTTTAGAAGAAGCTGATCACCAACTTGACGTGATCAATGAGATGCCTAGCCCTTATGGCAAGATCTTAACCGGTCTAGGGTTTTGTGCTGCACCGGGCGCATTTGCTATGTTGATGGGGGCTAGCTGGCAAGAGATCCTCTGGACGTCATTGATCGGCTTAGTGGTTTACTTTCTGGTGTTATGGTCACAAATTTCTCGCCGAGTGACGCTAATGTTAGAGCCAGCGGCATCTTTGACCGCTGGGTTGATTGCTTGTGCGATTAGCTTTTACTTTGATCACGGGATGAACATACCGCTGGTGGTGCTCTCGTCCGTGATCATCCTGGTGCCGGGCTTAGCCTTAACCATGGGGCTAGCTGAGTTGTCATCACGTAATTTAGTTTCTGGTACCGCGCGCGTCATGGATGCGGTGATGCAACTATTTAAACTCTACTTTGGGGCATTTCTGGGGATCAGCATCGGCTTTGGTTTCTTTGGGCCAAATGAGTCATCAGTTGCTACGTCTTTACCGGAATGGACACGCTGGTTCGCCATATTAATGTTGTGCTTGGGCTTAGTGGTTATCTTCAGAACACGGGTTAAACATATTCCGTGGACCTTGCTTTCCGGTTTTATTGCGTATGGGGCGACGGTGTGGAGTTCAGCATATTTAGAGCAGGGCTTAAGCACCTTTGTGGGGGCATTTGCTCTTGGTATATACGCTAATTTATTCACCCGAATTGCCCACGCACCAGCGTCATTGGTGAGTATGCAAGGCTTGATTGTTTTAGTGCCAGGGTCGAAAACCTACATAGGTTTGAATTCCTTTGTATCTGGCCAAGACTTCGTGCAAGCAGAGCATATAGGGCAGGAAACCTTCTTAATTTTTATGTCGCTGATTGCAGGTCTCATATTCGCTAACGTCGTCATGCCCACAAAAAAGGCGCTGTAG